The Humulus lupulus chromosome 3, drHumLupu1.1, whole genome shotgun sequence genome window below encodes:
- the LOC133825040 gene encoding regulatory-associated protein of TOR 1-like — MALQKALKTIGKNLSAQYERWQPRARYKVQPDPTLDEVKKLCNTCRRYAKSERVLFHYNGHGVPKPTSSGEIWVFNKSYTQYIPLPISDLDSWLKTPSIYVFDCSTARNIVNAFIELHDWVASSSSGSTRDCILLEAYEAHETLPQSVEFPTDVFTSCVTTPIKMALRW, encoded by the exons ATGGCACTGCAGAAAGCTCTTAAAACAATTGGGAAAAATTTGAGTGCTCAGTATGAAAGGTGGCAACCAAGG GCACGATATAAGGTCCAGCCTGATCCTACTTTGGATGAAGTGAAGAAACTTTGTAATACATGTCGCCGATATGCCAAGTCTGAGAGGGTCCTATTTCATTATAATGGCCATGGTGTGCCTAAGCCGACTTCTAGTGGTGaaatttgggttttcaataag AGTTATACACAGTATATCCCTTTGCCAATCAGTGACCTTGATTCCTGGTTGAAGACACCCTCCATATATGTTTTTGATTGCTCTACGGCTAGGAATATTGTGAATGCTTTTATTGAG CTTCATGATTGGGTTGCTTCTAGCTCCTCTGGATCCACAAGGGATTGCATTCTACTTGAAGCATATGAAGCACATGAGACTCTTCCACAAAGTGTTGAATTTCCTACAGATGTGTTTACGTCTTGTGTCACAACACCTATTAAGATGGCTTTGAGATGGTGA